One genomic segment of Gemmatimonadota bacterium includes these proteins:
- a CDS encoding TonB-dependent receptor — translation MTMTLSLRWMRRAGLGSALTAVFALSAPLSAAAQSLTAGSLRATVLDPQGAPIRETLVTLERLGVAFRTGETNRAGGVGFEALPPCQYSLLVEQLGYQPVRLRGISILAGNTSEVTVRLVRRPPPIASVDEQAAQVTFRGAAPGRVFAGDQLTRLDRERSITDLRRDLTQLPTRLFVDGLEETLLRHPGRPSELASAPMFARDGISSVTMAMLGRDGEWRGASGPFFSAQSMRGGRRVQVTPWATFSGASLGGRAVDNPADSAGSSLQAGVALGGPIKGDTSSWFLRVDYQQLRTPTAAPFENADAAPAFTSAAGNRAAEIARWLSPTVRSWQGLTGQGRVDWQIGSKTALMVRAGMASWSEDNPTAGIEMTNGAGDRLDANDLSLATSLTTQGDGWLSETRLGMRTSSREWTGTGAALSTLLASGSSVGTPFTGGGVFDESAFELVQSASYRTGRHTLKAGLSAQRRTVTYSWIPGAYGRYAFGTTDAGGGGTGTYQQMVGGSPAPDIAATEAGLFLQDAWQLSPALELFGGLRLETQRLPTALYQANTAWGLTSGLSSATHLKESSGDRFAPRAGFTYNVAGQGRTVLRGTIGRLAGRYDLAAVSEVAQFNGDIVVHRAEGTLAFPTPGTLGGATVVGPSLTFFGPEVRKPRSFEGELSWQQQLASGTTLTITGGYRHADFLLRRDDLNRPVAPLATAVDGREIWGTLAQYGELIVPAIGSNRRFSGFDAAYGLTSTGYSDSYDATVRLERPIGAGATFAASYTFSRTDDNLVGQLSGDPADRLSPLSAASTWDVGRSDLDIPHRLAATVTLRPGVDGPLSVAARARYRSGLPFTPGYRQGVDINGDGSGGNDPVALTGAPAGLAAVLANAHCSIGGSGVAERNSCREDAVASLDLSLALRLGAGARRIALTLDAFNVVGSATGVVDRAALLVDPTGTITTSAAGRTVVPMVVNDNFGTLLSRRGEPRTLRIGLRVEN, via the coding sequence ATGACCATGACCCTGTCCCTCCGATGGATGCGCCGCGCCGGCCTTGGATCGGCCCTGACGGCCGTCTTTGCCCTGTCTGCGCCGCTTTCCGCTGCCGCCCAATCGCTGACGGCGGGGTCGCTGCGCGCCACCGTGCTCGACCCCCAAGGCGCCCCCATCCGTGAGACCTTGGTCACGCTGGAGCGGCTGGGTGTCGCGTTCCGCACCGGGGAGACGAATCGTGCGGGGGGGGTCGGCTTCGAGGCGCTTCCCCCCTGCCAGTACTCCCTCCTCGTCGAACAGCTGGGCTACCAGCCGGTGCGCCTCCGTGGCATCTCCATCCTCGCCGGCAACACCTCCGAAGTGACGGTCCGACTGGTTCGCCGTCCGCCGCCGATTGCCTCGGTGGATGAGCAGGCGGCTCAGGTGACGTTCCGCGGCGCGGCCCCCGGCCGAGTCTTCGCCGGGGACCAGCTCACCCGTCTCGATCGGGAACGCTCGATCACTGATCTCCGACGCGACCTCACTCAGCTGCCGACCCGGCTCTTCGTCGATGGCCTTGAGGAGACGTTGCTCCGCCACCCGGGCCGCCCGAGTGAGTTGGCCTCGGCGCCGATGTTCGCGCGCGATGGCATCAGCAGCGTGACGATGGCAATGCTCGGCCGCGACGGCGAATGGCGCGGTGCCTCTGGTCCGTTCTTCTCGGCGCAGAGCATGCGCGGCGGCCGCCGCGTGCAGGTGACGCCATGGGCCACCTTCTCGGGGGCATCGCTCGGTGGCCGCGCGGTGGATAACCCGGCCGACTCGGCAGGTTCGTCGCTTCAGGCCGGCGTGGCCCTTGGTGGGCCGATCAAGGGCGACACATCCTCCTGGTTCCTTCGCGTCGACTATCAGCAGCTCCGCACACCGACTGCCGCGCCATTCGAGAACGCCGATGCCGCTCCGGCCTTCACCAGCGCGGCGGGAAATCGCGCGGCGGAGATCGCCCGCTGGCTCTCGCCGACGGTGCGGAGCTGGCAGGGTCTCACCGGGCAGGGCCGGGTGGATTGGCAAATCGGCTCAAAGACCGCCCTGATGGTGCGCGCCGGGATGGCCTCGTGGAGCGAGGACAACCCGACCGCCGGGATCGAGATGACCAACGGTGCCGGTGATCGTCTCGATGCCAACGATCTCTCCCTCGCCACGTCGCTGACCACCCAGGGCGACGGGTGGCTGAGTGAGACACGCCTCGGCATGCGGACCAGCAGTCGCGAGTGGACCGGGACCGGCGCTGCCCTGAGCACGCTGCTCGCGAGCGGGAGCAGCGTCGGCACCCCGTTCACCGGCGGAGGCGTCTTCGATGAAAGCGCGTTCGAGCTGGTGCAATCGGCGAGCTATCGCACCGGCCGCCACACCCTCAAGGCGGGCCTGTCGGCGCAACGTCGGACCGTGACCTACAGCTGGATCCCTGGCGCCTACGGCCGCTACGCCTTCGGAACGACCGACGCGGGCGGTGGCGGGACCGGGACGTATCAGCAGATGGTCGGCGGCTCGCCAGCACCGGATATCGCCGCCACCGAGGCCGGCCTCTTCCTGCAGGATGCCTGGCAGCTGTCACCGGCCCTTGAACTGTTCGGCGGGCTCAGGCTCGAGACGCAGCGCCTCCCGACCGCGCTTTATCAAGCCAATACGGCGTGGGGCCTGACGAGCGGGTTGAGCAGCGCCACGCACCTCAAAGAGTCGAGTGGCGATCGCTTCGCACCGCGCGCCGGCTTCACCTACAACGTGGCCGGGCAGGGGCGGACGGTGCTTCGCGGCACCATCGGACGGCTGGCTGGACGGTACGATCTTGCCGCCGTGTCGGAGGTGGCACAGTTCAACGGTGATATCGTGGTGCACCGCGCCGAGGGAACGCTCGCGTTTCCAACGCCCGGGACGCTGGGTGGCGCCACGGTGGTCGGTCCATCGCTCACCTTCTTCGGCCCCGAGGTTCGGAAGCCACGGTCGTTCGAGGGCGAGCTCTCGTGGCAGCAGCAACTGGCGTCGGGGACTACCCTGACGATCACCGGTGGCTACCGGCACGCCGACTTCCTGCTCCGGCGCGACGATTTGAATCGTCCCGTGGCACCACTCGCCACCGCGGTTGATGGCCGCGAGATCTGGGGCACCCTGGCCCAGTACGGCGAGTTGATCGTCCCCGCCATCGGGAGCAATCGTCGCTTCAGCGGATTCGATGCCGCGTATGGGCTCACCTCCACCGGCTACAGCGACAGCTATGACGCCACCGTGCGCCTGGAACGCCCGATCGGTGCCGGGGCGACCTTCGCCGCGAGCTACACCTTCTCGCGCACGGACGACAATCTCGTGGGGCAGTTGAGTGGTGATCCGGCGGATCGGCTTTCGCCGCTCTCGGCGGCCTCGACGTGGGATGTGGGACGCTCCGATCTCGACATTCCGCATCGCCTCGCTGCGACCGTGACGCTGCGCCCCGGCGTCGATGGTCCGCTCTCGGTGGCGGCGCGCGCCCGCTACCGTTCGGGTCTCCCGTTCACCCCAGGGTACCGTCAGGGCGTGGACATCAATGGGGATGGCTCGGGAGGGAATGACCCGGTCGCGTTGACCGGCGCCCCGGCGGGACTCGCCGCCGTCCTCGCCAATGCCCACTGCAGCATCGGAGGGAGTGGGGTCGCCGAGCGCAACAGCTGCCGCGAGGATGCCGTGGCGTCGCTGGACCTCTCGCTGGCGCTTCGACTTGGCGCCGGCGCCCGGCGGATCGCACTGACCCTCGATGCGTTCAACGTCGTCGGCTCGGCCACCGGGGTGGTGGATCGCGCGGCGCTGCTCGTCGATCCAACCGGCACGATCACCACCTCCGCTGCCGGACGCACGGTCGTGCCCATGGTCGTCAATGACAACTTCGGCACGCTGTTGAGTCGGCGGGGTGAGCCCCGCACGCTTCGCATCGGCCTGCGCGTGGAGAACTGA